TTCGGGCCCCGTTCCTGTCTGAGAGGAGCAAGACCCAATGAAGTTCATCGTTGCACGTCAAAAGCCCGTTACTGTCCGGCCTGCCGATCTGGAGCCGACCGACGCCGAACTGGCGGCGATCGAGCTGGAGATGCCGGTCGTCACCGCCGAGGTGGAGCTGCTGGACGCGCTGATCGCGCTGCTGGACCGGCCGGCCTCCGAGTTCGACGCACGACGGATCCGCCGAGCCCACAACCGGGTGCTGGCCGCCCGCCGGGACCTGGCCAACCGCC
This genomic window from Streptomyces sp. NBC_01351 contains:
- a CDS encoding DUF6284 family protein — encoded protein: MKFIVARQKPVTVRPADLEPTDAELAAIELEMPVVTAEVELLDALIALLDRPASEFDARRIRRAHNRVLAARRDLANRQDPKEAA